The following proteins are co-located in the Sphingomonas panacis genome:
- a CDS encoding class I SAM-dependent methyltransferase, with protein MAAANAHYYATRDPLGAGGDFTTAPEISQMFGELIGLWAADLWDRAGRPQVAWGECGPGRGTLSADALRAAAKAGFAPPVHFVETSPVLRAEQARRVPAATWHDDVTTLPEDVPLIVVANEFFDALPIRQLVRARDGWAERFVACQDTLFVPVAGKPVPAEIIPEALRDAAPGSIIETSPASVAIFRALARRIGSQGGAMLTIDYGYEGPAIGDTLQAVRGHAYANPFERPGENDLTAHVDFATLAAAAVKEGARPSPVVGQGAFLRALGIGSRAAALAKAAPGRADGIAADRDRLTEDMGTLFKVLAVTAPAWPAPAGFAA; from the coding sequence ATGGCCGCCGCCAACGCGCATTATTATGCGACTCGCGATCCGCTGGGGGCAGGCGGCGATTTCACCACCGCGCCCGAGATCAGCCAGATGTTCGGCGAGCTGATCGGGCTGTGGGCGGCCGATCTGTGGGATCGTGCCGGGCGTCCGCAGGTGGCGTGGGGCGAATGCGGCCCCGGACGCGGCACGCTCAGCGCCGATGCGCTGCGCGCCGCCGCCAAGGCCGGGTTCGCGCCGCCGGTGCATTTCGTCGAGACCAGCCCGGTGCTGCGCGCTGAGCAGGCCAGGCGCGTGCCCGCCGCGACCTGGCATGACGACGTGACGACGCTGCCCGAGGACGTGCCGCTGATCGTCGTCGCCAACGAATTCTTCGATGCGCTGCCGATCCGCCAGCTCGTGCGTGCGCGGGACGGCTGGGCGGAGCGGTTCGTCGCCTGTCAGGATACGTTGTTCGTGCCGGTCGCGGGCAAGCCGGTGCCGGCCGAGATCATCCCCGAGGCGTTGCGCGATGCCGCGCCGGGGTCGATCATCGAGACCTCGCCCGCCAGCGTCGCGATCTTCCGTGCGCTCGCGCGGCGGATCGGCAGCCAGGGCGGGGCGATGCTGACGATCGACTATGGCTATGAAGGCCCCGCGATCGGCGACACCTTGCAGGCGGTGCGCGGCCATGCCTACGCCAATCCGTTCGAACGTCCGGGAGAGAATGATCTGACCGCCCACGTCGATTTCGCCACGCTCGCCGCCGCCGCGGTGAAGGAAGGCGCGCGGCCGTCGCCGGTGGTCGGGCAGGGCGCGTTCCTGCGGGCGCTCGGCATCGGCTCGCGCGCCGCCGCGCTCGCCAAAGCCGCGCCCGGGCGCGCCGACGGCATCGCCGCCGATCGCGACCGGCTGACCGAAGACATGGGGACGTTGTTCAAGGTGCTCGCCGTCACCGCGCCCGCATGGCCGGCACCGGCGGGGTTCGCGGCGTGA
- a CDS encoding nucleoside deaminase, whose product MRAALDAAAAAAARGEVPVGAAIVRAGTIIATSANAPRTRHDPTAHAEMLAIRAAAQAIGDDRLSDCDLWVTLEPCAMCAGAIAHARIGRLYYGASDPKGGAIEHGPRLFTQATIHHRPEIYPGIAEGESAALLRDFFAARR is encoded by the coding sequence ATGCGCGCCGCGCTCGATGCCGCCGCCGCCGCCGCCGCGCGCGGCGAAGTTCCGGTCGGCGCCGCGATCGTCCGCGCCGGCACGATCATCGCCACCTCCGCGAACGCGCCGCGCACCCGCCACGATCCCACCGCCCATGCCGAGATGCTCGCGATTCGCGCCGCCGCGCAAGCGATCGGCGACGACCGGCTGAGCGACTGCGATTTGTGGGTGACTCTCGAACCCTGCGCGATGTGTGCCGGCGCGATCGCGCATGCGCGAATCGGCCGGCTCTATTATGGCGCGAGCGACCCCAAGGGCGGCGCGATCGAACACGGCCCGCGCCTGTTCACGCAAGCCACGATCCACCACCGCCCCGAAATCTACCCCGGCATCGCCGAGGGCGAATCGGCGGCGCTGCTACGCGACTTCTTCGCGGCGCGGCGATGA
- a CDS encoding esterase-like activity of phytase family protein yields MRVFLSCVLALVFTPDWVGEPRVPLMGKRAIIHTTLVALDPTHPARTRVGALVWLGGVRLSSPDPAFGGFSSLHVAPDHRITLLSDGGNIVQFTLGRDWRPHRIAFGDLPAGPGTGWSKIDRDSESMSVDPRDGSIVTGFENSNMLWRYTPDLRRALGAASPRAMAKWPGNEGAESFTFLPKAGWGGGAITIGEQDPWPKGKGRAAFRFTGDPVRAPNRGFRFSYIPPAHFDPSDMTVLPDGRLIVLNRRFELPFTFTNTLVVIERAEIRPGAVVRGREIATLAPPLIHENFEGIAATREGGHTILWLVSDDNQSVLQRSLLLKFRLDAPGDPKTARP; encoded by the coding sequence ATGCGTGTCTTTCTGTCCTGTGTGCTGGCGCTGGTCTTCACCCCCGATTGGGTCGGCGAACCGCGCGTGCCGCTGATGGGCAAGCGCGCGATCATCCACACCACTCTCGTCGCGCTCGACCCCACGCACCCGGCGCGCACCCGCGTCGGCGCGCTGGTGTGGCTGGGCGGCGTGCGGCTCTCCAGCCCGGACCCCGCGTTCGGTGGCTTCTCGTCACTCCACGTCGCGCCAGACCACCGCATCACGTTGCTCAGCGACGGCGGCAACATCGTCCAGTTCACGCTTGGCCGCGACTGGCGCCCGCACCGCATCGCGTTCGGCGATCTTCCCGCCGGCCCCGGCACCGGCTGGTCCAAGATCGACCGCGACAGCGAATCGATGAGCGTCGATCCCAGGGACGGCAGCATCGTCACGGGGTTCGAGAACAGCAACATGCTGTGGCGCTACACGCCAGACCTGCGCCGCGCGCTCGGCGCGGCGTCTCCACGCGCGATGGCGAAATGGCCGGGCAACGAAGGCGCCGAATCGTTCACTTTCCTCCCCAAAGCGGGGTGGGGCGGCGGCGCGATCACGATCGGCGAGCAAGACCCGTGGCCAAAGGGCAAGGGCCGCGCCGCGTTTCGCTTCACCGGCGATCCGGTCCGCGCGCCGAATCGCGGCTTCCGGTTCAGCTATATCCCGCCCGCGCATTTCGATCCGAGCGACATGACCGTGCTGCCCGATGGCAGGCTGATCGTGCTCAACCGCCGCTTCGAGCTGCCGTTCACCTTCACCAATACGCTGGTGGTCATAGAGCGCGCCGAGATTCGCCCGGGCGCGGTGGTGCGCGGACGCGAGATCGCCACGCTGGCGCCGCCGCTGATTCACGAGAATTTCGAGGGGATCGCTGCAACGCGCGAGGGCGGGCACACGATTCTATGGCTGGTGTCCGACGACAACCAGTCCGTGCTCCAGCGCAGTCTGCTGCTGAAGTTCAGGCTAGACGCGCCGGGCGATCCGAAGACCGCCCGGCCGTAA
- the hemH gene encoding ferrochelatase: protein MLPANHPPVAPPRIGVLLVNLGTPDAASPRAVKRYLGEFLSDRRVVEISPLLWQPILRGIILNTRPKKSAHAYSQVWREDGSPLAAITAAQSRALQGAFGDGVTVDWAMRYGNPAIPERLAAMKAAGCERILIAPLYPQYCAATTATANDSAFATLAAMRWQPALRTLPPYHDDPRYIAALKESVEASLATLDFTPQTILASFHGMPKRTLELGDPYHCHCQKTARLLAEALGRPLTITFQSRFGPAKWLEPATDTTLAALPGQGIKQVAIVAPGFSADCLETLEELSIRGRDTFLAAGGTDFAYLPCLNDSTIGVQLLRQILRQELEGWLTAA, encoded by the coding sequence ATGCTACCCGCCAACCATCCCCCCGTCGCGCCGCCGCGTATCGGCGTCCTGCTCGTCAACCTCGGCACGCCCGACGCCGCCTCGCCGCGCGCGGTGAAGCGCTACCTCGGCGAATTCCTGTCGGATCGCCGCGTCGTCGAAATCTCGCCGCTGCTGTGGCAGCCGATTTTGCGCGGCATCATCCTCAACACCCGCCCCAAGAAGTCGGCACATGCCTATAGCCAGGTGTGGCGCGAGGACGGCTCGCCGCTCGCCGCGATCACGGCGGCGCAGTCGCGCGCGCTGCAGGGTGCGTTCGGCGACGGCGTCACGGTCGATTGGGCGATGCGCTACGGCAACCCGGCGATCCCCGAACGGCTCGCCGCGATGAAGGCGGCGGGGTGCGAGCGAATCCTGATCGCGCCGCTCTACCCGCAATATTGCGCCGCGACGACCGCGACCGCCAACGACAGCGCCTTCGCCACGCTGGCGGCGATGCGCTGGCAACCCGCGCTGCGCACGCTGCCGCCCTATCATGACGATCCGCGCTATATCGCCGCGCTGAAAGAGTCGGTCGAGGCCTCGCTGGCGACGCTCGATTTCACGCCGCAGACGATCCTCGCCAGCTTCCACGGCATGCCCAAGCGCACGCTCGAACTCGGCGACCCCTATCACTGCCATTGCCAGAAGACCGCGCGGCTGCTCGCCGAGGCGCTCGGACGGCCGCTCACCATCACCTTCCAGTCGCGCTTCGGCCCGGCCAAATGGCTCGAGCCCGCCACCGACACGACGCTGGCCGCTTTGCCGGGGCAAGGCATCAAACAGGTCGCGATCGTCGCCCCCGGCTTCTCGGCGGATTGTCTCGAAACGCTGGAAGAGCTTTCGATTCGCGGACGCGATACCTTTTTGGCGGCGGGCGGCACGGATTTCGCCTATCTTCCGTGCCTCAACGATAGCACCATCGGGGTGCAGCTTTTGCGGCAAATACTCAGACAAGAACTTGAAGGCTGGCTCACCGCCGCCTAG
- a CDS encoding OmpA family protein — translation MRHLARFTTAAALASLLATTACMTDPETGRQRLSNTAIGGIGGALGGYLFGDLVGGRHDRTAKIAGAGIGGLAGAVIGSYMDKQERDLRERTAGTEVRVIRQGDDLILSIPSGINFAYNSDTVAPAFQHTLDDVARVLGQYDRTYIDIYGHTDAIGSDAYNQGLSERRAVAVADYLVTHGVKGARIATRGFGKTQPVANNSTEEGRAANRRVEIKIVPIPESDLR, via the coding sequence ATGCGCCACCTCGCGCGCTTCACCACCGCCGCGGCGCTCGCGTCGCTGCTCGCCACCACCGCCTGCATGACCGACCCCGAGACCGGGCGGCAGCGGCTGTCGAACACCGCGATCGGCGGGATCGGCGGCGCGCTGGGCGGCTATCTGTTCGGCGATCTCGTCGGCGGGCGGCACGACCGCACCGCCAAGATCGCAGGCGCAGGCATCGGCGGGCTCGCCGGCGCTGTGATCGGATCGTATATGGACAAGCAGGAACGCGACCTGCGCGAGCGCACCGCCGGCACCGAGGTCCGCGTGATCCGGCAGGGCGACGATCTGATCCTCAGCATCCCGTCAGGCATCAACTTCGCGTATAACAGCGACACGGTCGCGCCGGCGTTCCAGCACACGCTCGACGATGTCGCGCGGGTGCTCGGGCAATATGACCGGACGTATATCGACATTTACGGGCATACCGATGCGATCGGATCGGATGCGTATAATCAGGGGCTGTCGGAGCGGCGCGCGGTGGCGGTGGCCGACTATCTCGTCACGCACGGCGTGAAGGGCGCGCGGATCGCGACTCGCGGGTTCGGCAAGACCCAGCCGGTCGCCAACAATTCCACCGAGGAAGGGCGCGCGGCCAACCGGCGCGTGGAGATCAAGATCGTGCCGATCCCGGAGAGCGATCTGCGGTGA
- the lgt gene encoding prolipoprotein diacylglyceryl transferase: MRLTLIAAAAALATPLQTHLRFEQLHLNPVALSLGFFDIKWYSIAYITGILIGWWYLLKLIAQPGSPMARRHADDLVFYATLGIILGGRLGYALFYAPEMFLHPLNILRLWDGGMSFHGGMIGTSLGIILFARGHKLDWLRVHDYLACCVPFGLFFGRIANFVNGELWGKPSDVPWAIIFSRGGGEIPRHPSQLYEAGLEGIALFAVLWFVFWRTKARYEPGKLVGIFLIGYGLARFTVEFFREPDSQFAGTFFATTIHMGQVLTLPMILVGAYLVATAKGRRTRVEPIAGGESVA; the protein is encoded by the coding sequence ATGCGCTTGACCCTGATTGCCGCCGCCGCCGCGCTTGCGACGCCACTCCAGACGCATTTGCGTTTCGAGCAACTGCACCTCAACCCGGTCGCGCTCAGCCTCGGCTTCTTCGACATCAAATGGTATTCGATCGCCTATATCACCGGCATCCTGATCGGCTGGTGGTATCTGCTCAAGCTGATCGCGCAGCCGGGGTCGCCGATGGCGCGGCGCCATGCCGACGATCTGGTGTTCTACGCGACGCTCGGCATCATCCTCGGCGGGCGGCTCGGCTATGCTTTGTTCTACGCACCCGAGATGTTCCTGCATCCGCTCAACATCCTGCGGCTGTGGGACGGCGGCATGTCGTTCCACGGCGGCATGATCGGCACCTCGCTCGGCATCATCCTGTTCGCGCGGGGCCACAAGCTCGATTGGCTGCGCGTGCATGATTATCTGGCGTGCTGCGTGCCGTTCGGGCTGTTCTTCGGGCGGATCGCCAATTTCGTGAACGGCGAACTGTGGGGCAAGCCGAGCGACGTGCCGTGGGCGATCATCTTCTCGCGCGGCGGCGGCGAGATTCCGCGCCACCCGAGCCAGTTGTATGAGGCCGGGCTGGAGGGGATCGCGCTGTTCGCGGTGCTGTGGTTTGTCTTCTGGCGGACCAAGGCGCGCTACGAGCCGGGCAAGCTCGTCGGTATCTTCCTGATCGGCTACGGCCTTGCGCGCTTCACGGTCGAGTTCTTCCGCGAGCCCGATTCGCAGTTCGCCGGCACCTTCTTCGCGACCACCATCCACATGGGGCAGGTGTTGACGCTGCCGATGATCCTCGTCGGCGCGTATCTGGTCGCCACCGCCAAGGGCCGCCGCACCCGCGTCGAGCCGATCGCGGGCGGGGAGAGCGTGGCCTGA
- the phbB gene encoding acetoacetyl-CoA reductase, with protein MARVAIVTGGTRGIGEAISLALKEAGATVAATYAGNDERAREFTERTGIAAYKWDVADHEACLAGCAKVAEDLGPVDILVNNAGITRDGTILKMTYEMWKEVMDTNLGGCFNMAKAVFPGMRDRKWGRIVNIGSINGQAGQYGQVNYAAAKSGIHGFTKALSQEGARAGVTVNAIAPGYIDTDMVAAVPADVLEKIVAKIPVGRLGQAHEIARGVAFLCSEDGGFVTGSTLSINGGQHMY; from the coding sequence ATGGCACGCGTAGCAATTGTCACGGGTGGAACGCGCGGGATCGGCGAGGCGATCAGCCTCGCGCTCAAGGAAGCCGGCGCAACCGTCGCCGCGACCTATGCGGGCAACGACGAACGCGCGCGCGAATTCACCGAGCGCACCGGCATCGCCGCGTACAAATGGGACGTCGCCGATCACGAGGCCTGCCTCGCCGGCTGCGCCAAGGTGGCGGAAGACCTCGGCCCGGTCGATATCCTCGTCAACAACGCCGGCATCACCCGCGACGGCACCATTCTCAAGATGACCTATGAGATGTGGAAAGAGGTGATGGACACCAATCTCGGCGGGTGTTTCAACATGGCCAAGGCGGTGTTCCCTGGCATGCGCGATCGCAAATGGGGGCGGATCGTCAACATCGGCTCGATCAACGGGCAGGCCGGCCAATACGGCCAGGTCAATTACGCCGCCGCCAAATCGGGCATTCACGGCTTCACCAAGGCCTTGTCGCAGGAAGGCGCCCGCGCCGGCGTGACCGTCAACGCGATCGCACCGGGCTATATCGACACCGACATGGTCGCAGCGGTGCCGGCGGATGTTTTGGAAAAGATCGTCGCCAAGATCCCGGTCGGCCGGCTTGGGCAGGCGCACGAGATCGCGCGCGGCGTCGCGTTCCTGTGTTCGGAGGACGGCGGCTTCGTCACCGGCTCCACGCTGAGCATCAACGGCGGGCAACACATGTACTGA
- a CDS encoding xanthine dehydrogenase family protein molybdopterin-binding subunit → MAARGEGSTISRRALLIGGGAGVGLVVAWAVWPRSYAPNLPTAKDETLFNAWLKIGEDGTVTVAVPQAEHGQGVYTALPQILADELGADWRTIAVQPAPLNPLYANPLAADTLFEGAFDALPSPLRDGHARRSALMLTAGSTSVRAFEAPLRAAGAAARVLLCKAAAKRWSVDWQACATEAGFVTHGKQRLRFGELAASAAGGTPPDPLPLRAEAANRLAGQSLPRLDAPAKVDGSANFAGDIRLPDMVFAAIRQAPVGDAKLLSVDRAAAAKVRGMLSVVTNDGWVAAVASNWWAANRALDALAPSFTIRGSPINSDSIDAALDTALKGDGTRIWSQGDLAPVFKGARLVTAEYRAGLAVHAAIETMTATARFENGALELWLPTQAPGLARAAAAAALGIAESAVTVYPMLVGGSFGANLDHRAAQQAAVLARALKRPVQLTWSRREDLQHDRYRPPARARMAARLGANGQILGWQARIAAPATGRELAERLLATDPAARAMLALPGTGDRYAVAGARPFYRIPAYAIDHHPADIGVPTGHWRSGAHSYTAFFTECFIDELAHVARTEALSFRIAMLGGDARLARCLSTAASLGGWEGGVPGSGQGIACHSFRGSHIAVLAEAHIDDDRSVTVDRIVAAVDCGRHINPDLVRQQIEGGLIFGMAAATGAATGFSENRADARGLRDLGLPRLADTPDITVELIPSEADPGGVSELAVPAVAPAIANALQASTGSRLRALPLTVGTP, encoded by the coding sequence ATGGCAGCGCGCGGAGAGGGAAGCACGATAAGCCGCCGCGCCCTGTTGATCGGCGGCGGCGCGGGTGTCGGGCTGGTCGTCGCCTGGGCGGTCTGGCCGCGCAGCTATGCGCCCAACCTGCCGACCGCCAAGGACGAGACGCTGTTCAACGCGTGGCTCAAGATCGGCGAGGACGGCACCGTCACCGTTGCGGTGCCGCAGGCCGAACATGGCCAGGGCGTCTACACCGCGCTCCCGCAGATCCTCGCCGACGAACTCGGCGCGGACTGGCGCACGATCGCGGTGCAGCCAGCCCCGCTCAACCCGCTCTACGCCAACCCGCTCGCCGCCGACACGTTGTTCGAGGGCGCTTTCGATGCGCTGCCGTCCCCCTTACGCGACGGCCATGCCCGCCGCAGCGCCCTAATGCTCACCGCCGGATCGACCTCGGTGCGCGCGTTCGAAGCGCCGCTGCGCGCGGCCGGCGCCGCCGCGCGCGTGCTGTTGTGCAAGGCGGCGGCGAAACGCTGGAGCGTCGACTGGCAGGCCTGCGCCACCGAAGCCGGCTTCGTCACGCACGGCAAGCAGCGGCTTCGCTTCGGCGAGCTTGCCGCGAGCGCCGCCGGCGGCACGCCGCCCGATCCGCTGCCGCTGCGCGCCGAGGCCGCCAACCGGCTGGCCGGCCAGTCGCTGCCCCGGCTCGATGCGCCCGCCAAGGTCGATGGGTCGGCCAATTTCGCGGGTGACATCCGCCTGCCCGACATGGTGTTCGCGGCGATCCGTCAGGCACCCGTAGGCGACGCCAAATTGCTCTCGGTCGATCGCGCTGCCGCCGCCAAGGTGCGCGGCATGCTCTCGGTCGTCACCAACGATGGCTGGGTCGCGGCGGTGGCGAGCAACTGGTGGGCGGCGAACCGCGCGCTCGATGCGCTCGCGCCGAGCTTCACGATTCGCGGCAGTCCGATCAACAGCGACAGCATCGATGCCGCACTCGATACCGCGCTGAAGGGCGACGGCACGCGCATCTGGTCACAGGGCGATCTCGCTCCCGTCTTCAAGGGCGCGCGCCTCGTCACCGCCGAGTATCGCGCCGGCCTCGCCGTCCACGCCGCGATCGAGACGATGACCGCGACCGCGCGATTCGAGAACGGCGCGCTCGAACTGTGGCTGCCGACGCAGGCGCCCGGCCTCGCCCGCGCCGCCGCCGCCGCTGCGCTCGGCATCGCAGAAAGCGCGGTGACGGTTTACCCGATGCTGGTCGGTGGCTCGTTCGGAGCCAATCTCGATCACCGCGCCGCGCAGCAGGCGGCGGTGCTCGCGCGCGCGCTCAAGCGCCCGGTGCAACTCACCTGGTCGCGCCGCGAGGATTTGCAACACGACCGCTACCGCCCGCCCGCGCGCGCGCGGATGGCGGCACGGCTCGGCGCCAACGGCCAGATCCTCGGCTGGCAGGCCAGGATCGCCGCGCCCGCCACCGGCCGCGAACTCGCCGAGCGGCTGCTCGCCACCGATCCCGCCGCACGCGCGATGCTCGCGCTGCCCGGCACGGGCGACCGCTATGCGGTGGCGGGCGCGCGCCCGTTCTACCGCATCCCGGCCTATGCGATCGACCATCACCCCGCCGACATCGGCGTGCCGACCGGCCATTGGCGTTCGGGCGCGCACAGCTACACCGCGTTCTTCACCGAATGTTTCATCGACGAACTCGCCCATGTCGCCCGCACCGAGGCGCTGTCGTTCCGCATCGCGATGTTGGGGGGCGACGCGCGGTTGGCGCGGTGCCTGTCGACCGCCGCGTCGCTCGGCGGCTGGGAGGGCGGCGTGCCGGGCAGCGGGCAAGGCATCGCCTGCCACAGCTTTCGCGGCAGTCATATCGCCGTACTGGCCGAGGCGCATATCGACGACGACCGATCCGTCACGGTCGATCGCATTGTCGCGGCGGTCGATTGCGGGCGGCACATCAACCCCGATCTCGTCCGCCAGCAGATCGAGGGCGGGCTGATCTTCGGCATGGCGGCCGCGACCGGCGCAGCGACCGGGTTCAGCGAGAATCGCGCCGATGCGCGAGGCTTGCGCGATCTCGGCCTGCCGCGCCTCGCCGATACGCCCGACATCACCGTCGAACTGATCCCGAGCGAGGCCGATCCGGGCGGGGTGAGCGAACTCGCCGTGCCCGCGGTCGCTCCGGCCATCGCCAATGCCTTGCAGGCGTCGACCGGCTCCCGGCTGCGCGCGCTGCCACTGACTGTAGGAACCCCCTGA
- a CDS encoding GNAT family N-acetyltransferase — MITYRDARAADALPLSAMARRSFVETFGTLYSASDLATFLDDAFGANGLAAQLSDPDFTVRLAIDQGEIIGFAKMGPVTFPGEWRPDAIELYQFYVLGPWQGHGVAQEMMDWAIRHAREHGAREIILSVYVDNHRARRFYQRYGFEEIGAYAFQVGETIDDDRLMRLVI, encoded by the coding sequence GTGATCACCTACCGCGATGCCCGCGCGGCCGATGCGCTGCCGCTGTCGGCGATGGCGCGGCGGTCGTTCGTCGAGACGTTCGGGACGCTCTACAGCGCGTCCGACCTCGCCACCTTCCTCGACGATGCGTTCGGCGCGAACGGCCTCGCCGCGCAGCTTTCCGATCCCGATTTCACCGTGCGGCTGGCAATCGATCAGGGCGAGATCATCGGCTTCGCCAAGATGGGTCCGGTGACGTTCCCCGGCGAATGGCGGCCCGACGCGATCGAACTCTATCAATTCTACGTGCTCGGCCCCTGGCAGGGGCACGGCGTCGCGCAGGAGATGATGGACTGGGCGATCCGCCACGCGCGCGAGCATGGCGCGCGCGAGATCATCCTCAGCGTCTATGTCGACAACCACCGTGCGCGGCGGTTCTACCAGCGCTATGGCTTCGAGGAGATCGGCGCCTATGCGTTTCAGGTCGGCGAGACGATCGATGATGATCGACTGATGCGGTTGGTGATATGA
- the rpmB gene encoding 50S ribosomal protein L28 gives MSRICELTGKGRMVGNNVSHANNKTKRTFLPNLQNVTLMSEALGTSVKLRVSTHGLRSVEHVGGLDNWLVKTSEDKLSLRARRLKRDVAKKLTVQAAA, from the coding sequence ATGTCGCGGATTTGCGAACTGACCGGCAAGGGCCGGATGGTGGGGAACAATGTCTCCCACGCCAACAACAAGACCAAGCGCACGTTCCTGCCCAATCTGCAGAACGTCACCCTGATGTCCGAAGCACTCGGCACCAGCGTCAAGCTGCGCGTTTCGACGCACGGCCTGCGCTCGGTCGAGCATGTCGGCGGGCTCGACAACTGGCTGGTCAAGACCAGCGAGGACAAGCTCTCGCTGCGTGCGCGTCGCCTCAAGCGCGATGTCGCCAAGAAGCTCACGGTTCAGGCAGCCGCCTGA
- a CDS encoding hemolysin family protein, whose product MHPLSPFPWIDVAIIVALIFLNGLFAMSELAIVSSRRARLEAMARAKVRGAETALALAADPGKILSTTQIGITLIGILAGAYSGASLGQPVAARLQWLGLSAQTTESLGFALVIGLTTYASLVIGELVPKQIALRAPERIAAMAAGPVLALAWGCAPVVWLLDSSSALLFRLMRLDRQTEEHVTAEELHLIVAEASKSGVIEEHERSIISGVVRLADRPVREVMTPRTDVEWIDATLDEAGVRAALMVASHSRLPVAEGSVDKVVGVVQARDVAIALFRGEPLDLRALMRSAPVVLDQIDAMDALDALRQAEVPMALIHDEYGHFEGIVTPADLLAAIAGEFASDADPDDAPSVVERDDGSLLVAGNMAADALAERLCIDLPEDRDYATVAGLALAKFRHLPGEGEHFMEQGWKFEVVDLDGRRIDKVLVSRP is encoded by the coding sequence ATGCACCCTCTCTCTCCCTTCCCGTGGATCGACGTCGCGATCATCGTCGCGCTGATCTTCCTCAACGGCCTGTTCGCGATGTCCGAACTGGCGATCGTCTCGTCGCGTCGCGCGCGGCTGGAGGCGATGGCGCGTGCCAAGGTGCGCGGCGCCGAGACCGCGCTTGCGCTCGCCGCCGATCCCGGCAAGATCCTGTCGACCACGCAAATCGGCATCACGCTGATCGGCATTCTCGCCGGCGCCTATTCGGGCGCGAGCCTGGGTCAGCCAGTCGCGGCACGGCTGCAATGGCTCGGGCTTTCCGCGCAAACCACCGAATCGCTCGGTTTCGCGCTGGTGATCGGCCTCACCACCTATGCCTCGCTGGTGATCGGCGAACTCGTCCCCAAGCAGATCGCGCTGCGCGCGCCCGAACGGATCGCGGCAATGGCGGCGGGGCCGGTGCTGGCGCTCGCCTGGGGTTGCGCGCCGGTGGTGTGGCTGCTCGATTCGTCGAGCGCGTTGCTGTTCCGGCTGATGCGGCTCGACCGCCAGACCGAGGAGCATGTCACCGCCGAGGAACTCCACCTGATCGTCGCCGAGGCGAGCAAATCGGGCGTGATCGAGGAGCATGAACGCTCGATCATCTCCGGCGTGGTGCGCCTCGCCGACCGGCCGGTGCGCGAGGTGATGACGCCGCGCACCGATGTCGAATGGATCGACGCGACGCTCGACGAGGCCGGCGTGCGCGCCGCGCTGATGGTCGCCTCGCACAGCCGCTTGCCGGTCGCGGAAGGCTCGGTCGACAAGGTCGTCGGCGTCGTGCAGGCGCGCGACGTCGCGATCGCGCTGTTTCGCGGCGAACCGCTCGATCTGCGCGCGCTGATGCGCTCGGCGCCGGTGGTGCTCGACCAGATCGACGCGATGGACGCGCTCGATGCGCTGCGCCAGGCCGAGGTGCCGATGGCGCTGATCCATGACGAATACGGCCATTTCGAAGGCATCGTCACCCCGGCCGATCTGCTCGCCGCGATCGCGGGCGAATTCGCCTCCGATGCCGATCCCGACGACGCGCCCTCGGTGGTCGAACGCGACGACGGCTCGCTGCTCGTCGCCGGCAACATGGCCGCCGACGCGCTCGCCGAGCGGCTTTGCATCGATCTGCCCGAAGACCGCGACTACGCCACCGTCGCCGGCCTCGCGCTCGCCAAATTCCGCCATTTGCCCGGCGAAGGCGAGCATTTCATGGAACAGGGCTGGAAATTCGAAGTCGTCGATCTCGACGGCCGCCGCATCGACAAAGTGCTGGTGAGCAGGCCCTGA
- a CDS encoding glycine zipper 2TM domain-containing protein, with the protein MMKTLSLAAAAFALTAGGIAATPASAQYYGGGRYNNAYNDAYRDGYNRGPSYYEDRGGYYEGRGYNDGRSYDRGYDRRRYRSNQCSSATGTILGAIAGGLLGNGIAGRGDRGLGTVFGAGAGALAGRAIDQSDNPRYCR; encoded by the coding sequence ATGATGAAAACACTTTCGCTCGCCGCTGCCGCGTTCGCCCTGACCGCCGGCGGCATCGCCGCCACGCCGGCCTCGGCGCAATATTACGGCGGTGGCCGTTACAACAACGCGTATAACGATGCCTATCGCGACGGGTACAATCGCGGGCCTTCGTATTACGAGGATCGCGGCGGCTATTACGAAGGCCGTGGGTATAATGACGGCCGCAGCTATGATCGCGGTTACGACCGCCGCCGTTATCGCTCGAACCAGTGCAGCAGCGCGACCGGTACGATCCTCGGCGCGATCGCCGGCGGGTTGCTCGGCAACGGCATCGCCGGTCGCGGTGACCGTGGCCTTGGCACCGTTTTCGGCGCGGGCGCGGGCGCGCTGGCGGGCCGCGCGATCGATCAGTCGGACAATCCGCGGTATTGCCGCTGA